A part of Aegilops tauschii subsp. strangulata cultivar AL8/78 chromosome 2, Aet v6.0, whole genome shotgun sequence genomic DNA contains:
- the LOC109786747 gene encoding salutaridine reductase-like has protein sequence MEGAILPSLPNTRVAVVTGGNKGIGFEVCRQLASGGIAVVLTARDEMRGGEAVERLNALGLSHVVFHQLEITDASSAAALAGFLKARFGKLDILVNNAAVGGVEYGQEFDTNEEKFGGMDFHQRVEWMLKNAREPIDSAKNSVKTNYYGTKHVIEALLPLLQASSEGRIVNVSSNYGLLRHIGNEEVRQELNDVDNLTEERLAELLDKFMKDFEAGALEPHGWPTKFSAYKVAKTAMNAYSRILARRHPELRVNCAHPGFVKTDMSMGSGVLTPEEGARNLVKVALLPDGGPTGAYFAMGEEALFV, from the exons ATGGAAGGAGCCATCCTCCCCAGCCTGCCAAACACGAG GGTCGCCGTCGTCACCGGAGGGAACAAGGGGATCGGCTTCGAGGTGTGCCGGCAGCTTGCCAGCGGCGGAATTGCCGTCGTCCTGACGGCCCGGGATGAGATGAGGGGCGGGGAGGCCGTCGAGAGGCTCAATGCGCTGGGGCTCTCTCATGTCGTCTTCCATCAGCTGGAGATCACGGACGCTTCGAGCGCCGCTGCGCTAGCTGGTTTTCTCAAGGCCCGCTTCGGCAAGCTTGATATTCTG GTGAATAATGCCGCAGTTGGTGGGGTTGAGTACGGCCAAGAGTTCGATACCAACGAGGAAAAG TTCGGTGGCATGGATTTCCACCAGAGAGTTGAGTGGATGCTGAAGAATGCCCGGGAGCCCATCGACAGCGCGAAGAACAGCGTGAAGACGAACTACTACGGCACGAAGCATGTAATCGAAGCCCTGCTGCCTCTGCTTCAAGCTTCGTCCGAGGGAAGAATAGTGAACGTCTCCTCCAATTATGGACTCCTAAGA CATATCGGCAACGAGGAGGTGAGGCAGGAGCTCAACGACGTCGACAACCTGACAGAGGAGAGGTTGGCCGAGCTGCTGGACAAATTCATGAAAGACTTCGAGGCCGGCGCGCTGGAGCCGCACGGGTGGCCCACGAAGTTCTCCGCGTACAAGGTGGCCAAGACCGCCATGAACGCCTACTCGAGGATCCTGGCGAGGAGGCACCCTGAGCTGCGCGTCAACTGCGCGCACCCAGGCTTCGTCAAGACCGACATGAGCATGGGGTCCGGGGTCCTGACGCCGGAGGAGGGCGCACGCAACTTGGTGAAGGTGGCGCTGCTGCCTGACGGCGGGCCGACCGGCGCGTATTTCGCCATGGGCGAGGAGGCGCTGTTCGTGTGA
- the LOC109786613 gene encoding short-chain dehydrogenase/reductase 2b: MYHHLVQGCRLQSSHSAGHAATSRRGKIKMEAAASNPSSKRIALVTGGNKGVGLETCRQLASKGLKVVLTARNEGRGLEAVEGVRRSGADVVFHQLDVTDPDSVARLADFVRDQFGKLDILINNAGISGVDRDPVLVAKVKEQVESMDVDQRVQWMKENSKETYEEAKECMRTNYYGAKLVTEALLPLLQLSSSGRIVNVSSGFSLLRNFNSEKLKNEFNNADNLTEKRLEELLDSFLEDFKANLIEAHGWPTGGSSAYKVAKAALNAYTRILAKKYPRMRINCLTPGYVKSDMSMHMGVLTPEEGASNPVKVALLPDDGPTGAYFDRDGVASFV; encoded by the exons ATGTATCATCATCTTGTGCAAGGCTGCCGACTCCAGAGCTCACACAGTGCTGGACACGCCGCGACGAGTCGGAGGGGAAAGATCAAGATGGAGGCGGCCGCCTCCAATCCGTCGAGCAAGAG GATCGCCCTGGTCACCGGAGGGAACAAAGGGGTCGGGCTGGAGACGTGCAGGCAGCTCGCGTCCAAGGGGCTCAAGGTCGTGCTGACGGCGAGGAACGAGGGCAGGGGACTAGAGGCGGTCGAAGGCGTCAGGCGCTCCGGTGCTGACGTCGTCTTCCATCAGCTGGATGTCACCGACCCTGACAGCGTCGCCCGGCTGGCGGATTTCGTCAGGGATCAGTTCGGGAAGCTCGATATCCTG ATAAACAATGCAGGCATTTCAGGCGTCGATCGAGATCCAGTTCTGGTTGCGAAAGTTAAAGAACAG GTTGAAAGCATGGATGTAGATCAGAGAGTTCAATGGATGAAAGAAAATTCCAAGGAGACATATGAGGAAGCAAAAGAATGCATGAGAACAAACTACTATGGGGCAAAGCTTGTCACGGAGGCACTACTTCCTCTTCTTCAGTTGTCCTCCTCTGGGAGAATTGTCAATGTCTCATCAGGCTTTTCACTGCTAAGA AACTTCAACAGTGAAAAACTGAAGAATGAGTTTAACAACGCTGACAATCTTACTGAAAAGAGACTAGAGGAGCTGTTGGATTCGTTCCTAGAAGATTTCAAGGCCAATTTGATAGAGGCACATGGGTGGCCGACCGGTGGCTCGTCAGCCTACAAAGTCGCCAAAGCTGCCCTCAATGCTTACACAAGGATTCTCGCCAAGAAGTACCCTAGGATGCGCATCAACTGTTTGACGCCTGGTTATGTCAAGAGCGACATGTCGATGCACATGGGAGTTTTGACGCCCGAGGAGGGCGCTAGCAACCCTGTGAAGGTCGCTCTCTTGCCCGACGATGGCCCGACGGGTGCTTATTTTGATAGGGATGGCGTGGCCTCGTTTGTGTGA